The Candidatus Deferrimicrobium sp. DNA window CCCGCGGCGGCCCCGACGGCGGCAACGGGGGGAACGGCGGGAGCGTCGTCCTCGAAGTGAGCCCGAGCCTCTCCACATTGCTCGACTTCCGGTACCGGAACCTGTTCAAGGCGGCGCGCGGCCAGCACGGCATGGGAAAGAACATGCACGGGAAGGGCGCCCCCGATCGACGGATCGCGGTGCCCCCCGGGACGATCGTCACCGACGCGGATACCGGCGAGGTCCTCGCTGACCTCACGCGCCCCGGGGAAACGCTCCGGGTCGCGAAAGGGGGGCGCGGGGGACGCGGCAATACGGCGTTCACCTCCTCCGTGAACCAGGCCCCCGACCAGGCGGAACCCGGACGCCCCGGGCAGGAGCGGCGCCTGCGGCTCGAACTCAAGCTGATCGCCGAGATCGGGCTGATCGGCCTTCCGAACGCCGGGAAATCGACCCTTCTTTCTCGTATCTCGCGGGCACACCCGAAGATCGCGGACTACCCGTTCACGACCCTCTCCCCCGTCCTCGGAGTGGTCTCCCACCGGGACGAGGAGATCGTCGTCGCGGACCTGCCGGGCCTGATCGAAGGCGCGCACCGGGGGGTGGGGCTGGGGCACCGGTTCCTGAGGCACGCCGAGCGGACCGAGGGGTTGATCCACCTGCTCGACGCGTCGCAGGATCCCGACAGGATCGTCGCGGCCTACCGCACCATCCGCGATGAAATGGAGAAGTTCGGCCCCGAACTCGCGGCCCGTCCAACCTTGCTCGCCTTCACCAAGATGGACCTGACGGGAGCCCGGGATAACGCGGAACGCGCGCTGGCGAAGATCGGGCACCCTGCGGGGAAGATCCATTTCATCTCCGCGGCCACCGGAGAAGGGATCGC harbors:
- the obgE gene encoding GTPase ObgE — encoded protein: MHFIDEATITVRSGDGGRGCVSFRREKFVPRGGPDGGNGGNGGSVVLEVSPSLSTLLDFRYRNLFKAARGQHGMGKNMHGKGAPDRRIAVPPGTIVTDADTGEVLADLTRPGETLRVAKGGRGGRGNTAFTSSVNQAPDQAEPGRPGQERRLRLELKLIAEIGLIGLPNAGKSTLLSRISRAHPKIADYPFTTLSPVLGVVSHRDEEIVVADLPGLIEGAHRGVGLGHRFLRHAERTEGLIHLLDASQDPDRIVAAYRTIRDEMEKFGPELAARPTLLAFTKMDLTGARDNAERALAKIGHPAGKIHFISAATGEGIAPLLDGMLALRKRQTNVA